The Puntigrus tetrazona isolate hp1 chromosome 16, ASM1883169v1, whole genome shotgun sequence genome includes a region encoding these proteins:
- the si:ch211-79k12.1 gene encoding vascular endothelial growth factor receptor 3: MKGYIFITVLAFTFLQRSTASLDVKGPTEPILEGQDVTLECVDTESELNMSTVHFERFSKYMKKWYRLESDQAYFYRRCFLYDVDVRREEGRLQLLIPSIQSWSEGPYRCVTEDSSAADNSSQPFTIPIHYMREVAVHRAGLGYLTRYFNSVQDLKVRLGDDVELECSTSASEAPEYFWAKEGEVWLLPSNKLKLKKVREQDGGRFTCSAQSPTVRSLMKKRTISITVLPEDAAWYETTSGRIVLTICGAGLVLLVVVISMTTYLCRRARQRKSKGPIDDRSQKKPIYTASVESLPSSASDKQPLV, from the exons ATGAAAGGCTATATTTTCATCACAGTCCTGGCGTTCACCTTCCTCCAAAGATCCACAG CTTCGTTGGACGTAAAAGGTCCAACTGAGCCGATTTTGGAAGGTCAAGATGTGACATTGGAGTGCGTGGATACAGAATCCGAGCTGAACATGAGCACGGTGCACTTTGAGAGGTTCTCCAAG TACATGAAGAAGTGGTACCGGTTGGAGTCAGATCAGGCGTATTTCTACCGTCGGTGTTTTCTGTATGACGTGGATGTGAGAAGGGAGGAAGGCAGACTGCAGCTTTTGATCCCCAGCATCCAGTCCTGGTCTGAGGGTCCATACCGCTGTGTCACTGAGGACAGTTCAGCAGCAGACAACTCCTCCCAACCCTTCACCATCCCCATACACT ATATGCGGGAGGTGGCTGTGCACAGGGCTGGTTTGGGATACTTAACACGTTATTTCAACTCGGTGCAGGACCTCAAAGTGCGCTTAGGAGATGATGTGGAGCTGGAATGTTCTACTTCAGCTTCTGAGGCACCTGAGTACTTCTGGGCTAAAGAG GGAGAGGTCTGGCTTCTGCCCTCCAATAAACTGAAGTTGAAGAAAGTGAGAGAGCAGGATGGAGGAAGATTCACCTGTTCAGCTCAGTCTCCTACTGTGCGTTCCCTCATGAAGAAACGTACAATCAGCATCACTGTTCTACCAG AGGATGCAGCGTGGTACGAGACAACCTCCGGTCGCATCGTTCTCACGATATGTGGAGCAGGATTGGTCCTTTTGGTGGTTGTGATATCCATGACCACTTACCTCTGCCGCCGAGCCAGACAGAGGAAGAGCAAGGGCCCCAT TGATGACCGCTCCCAGAAGAAACCCATCTACACAGCCAGCGTGGAGTCCCTGCCCTCCTCCGCCTCTGACAAGCAGCCGCTGGTGTAA
- the si:ch211-79k12.2 gene encoding zinc finger protein 835 isoform X1 has protein sequence MDKDRLAAGPCSWLDMHNFIGDLMAANTPVTGHPLREQRTEETLSPVWPKVSHPAQSTLSRPSQVKSAVRFGLQEREPKDHESHVQHRACTCPGCPLSSSPSISSIHTLKPRTIPVSQIQPPSSPQPTPPQQNKEPSLGLCLGLGLSLEEENTEPSSTHPQQEDKGTSTHSPIPQANPESLPVQTFPCLCCHRGIQTCSPLLCQQKDSDAHVAHHHYHHHHHHCPLSTCTPCTLPSFPCLTCQRTFPTCAQLLRHQQGHAQQEGLQQLSCMHCNASFPRPSQLLQHQRTQHASKTGGFLCAECGRAFNSHSNLRIHLNVHTGARPYSCSECGKSFSQSGALKIHHRIHTGERPYTCSYCGRGFPHLAGVRAHQRIHTGEKPYRCGQCGKCFTQSGALKIHTRIHTGERPFVCGLCGKSFSNRSGIRFHHRTVHGIVTEPNSVGRPSLVASASSSVSDFQRIQASGPNQIHLRELEDRGPPSKEQLRGDRGKDALPYACEDCGQRFPDAPSRNRHQTLQHYSKEDREKEASSSDKTIN, from the exons ATGGACAAAGACAGACTCGCA GCTGGTCCATGCTCATGGCTGGATATGCATAATTTTATTGGTGACCTTATGGCTGCAAATACTCCGGTCACTGGTCATCCACTGAGAGAGCAGCGTACTGAGGAGACACTAAGTCCTGTTTGGCCCAAAGTCTCTCATCCTGCCCAGTCTACCCTGTCCAGACCGAGCCAGGTGAAAAGTGCTGTTCGGTTTGGTCTGCAGGAAAGGGAACCCAAAGATCATGAAAGCCATG TTCAGCATCGTGCCTGCACATGCCCTGGCTGCCCTCTGTCCTCATCTCCTTCCATTTCCTCAATCCACACCTTAAAACCCAGAACCATCCCGGTCTCACAGATCCAACCACCTTCCTCCCCACAACCCACCCCACCGCAGCAGAATAAAGAGCCCAGCTTAGGCCTGTGTCTAGGTTTGGGACTCTCTCTGGAAGAGGAAAACACAGAGCCCAGCAGCACACACCCCCAACAAGAGGACAAAGGCACTAGCACCCACAGCCCAATCCCTCAGGCAAATCCCGAGTCCCTACCAGTTCAAACCTTTCCGTGTCTTTGCTGCCACAGAGGGATTCAAACCTGCAGCCCACTTCTGTGCCAACAAAAGGACTCCGATGCACACGTTGCCCACCACCACtatcaccaccaccaccatcactGCCCGCTCAGCACCTGCACGCCATGTACGCTCCCGTCCTTCCCTTGCCTGACCTGCCAGCGCACCTTCCCCACCTGTGCCCAGCTCCTGCGCCATCAGCAGGGCCACGCGCAACAGGAGGGCTTGCAGCAGCTCTCGTGCATGCACTGCAATGCCTCTTTCCCCCGGCCATCGCAACTGCTCCAGCACCAGCGAACCCAGCATGCGTCAAAAACCGGCGGCTTCTTGTGTGCCGAATGCGGCCGCGCGTTCAACTCGCACAGCAACCTGCGCATCCACCTCAACGTACACACAGGCGCCCGTCCGTACAGCTGCTCCGAATGCGGCAAGAGCTTTAGCCAATCCGGGGCGCTTAAGATTCACCACCGAATCCACACCGGAGAAAGACCGTACACCTGCTCTTATTGCGGAAGAGGTTTCCCTCACTTAGCTGGGGTGAGAGCGCATCAGCGGATTCACACGGGAGAGAAACCGTACCGCTGCGGTCAGTGTGGGAAGTGCTTTACTCAGTCTGGGGCTCTGAAGATCCACACTCGCATACACACCGGCGAGAGGCCTTTCGTGTGCGGCCTCTGTGGGAAGAGCTTTTCAAATCGTTCCGGTATTCGCTTTCATCACCGCACGGTTCACGGGATCGTGACGGAGCCCAACTCTGTGGGAAGGCCTAGCCTGGTTGCCTCTGCGTCCTCCTCAGTTTCAGACTTCCAGAGAATTCAAGCCTCCGGTCCCAACCAGATTCATCTTCGGGAATTGGAAGATAGGGGTCCACCCAGTAAAGAGCAGTTAAGAGGGGATAGGGGCAAAGATGCCCTTCCGTATGCCTGCGAGGACTGCGGTCAGCGGTTTCCAGACGCTCCGTCTAGAAACAGACACCAGACGTTGCAACACTACTCTAAGGAAGACAGAGAAAAGGAAGCGAGCAGCTCTGACAAAACTATAAATTAG
- the si:ch211-79k12.2 gene encoding zinc finger protein 835 isoform X2, with protein sequence MHNFIGDLMAANTPVTGHPLREQRTEETLSPVWPKVSHPAQSTLSRPSQVKSAVRFGLQEREPKDHESHVQHRACTCPGCPLSSSPSISSIHTLKPRTIPVSQIQPPSSPQPTPPQQNKEPSLGLCLGLGLSLEEENTEPSSTHPQQEDKGTSTHSPIPQANPESLPVQTFPCLCCHRGIQTCSPLLCQQKDSDAHVAHHHYHHHHHHCPLSTCTPCTLPSFPCLTCQRTFPTCAQLLRHQQGHAQQEGLQQLSCMHCNASFPRPSQLLQHQRTQHASKTGGFLCAECGRAFNSHSNLRIHLNVHTGARPYSCSECGKSFSQSGALKIHHRIHTGERPYTCSYCGRGFPHLAGVRAHQRIHTGEKPYRCGQCGKCFTQSGALKIHTRIHTGERPFVCGLCGKSFSNRSGIRFHHRTVHGIVTEPNSVGRPSLVASASSSVSDFQRIQASGPNQIHLRELEDRGPPSKEQLRGDRGKDALPYACEDCGQRFPDAPSRNRHQTLQHYSKEDREKEASSSDKTIN encoded by the exons ATGCATAATTTTATTGGTGACCTTATGGCTGCAAATACTCCGGTCACTGGTCATCCACTGAGAGAGCAGCGTACTGAGGAGACACTAAGTCCTGTTTGGCCCAAAGTCTCTCATCCTGCCCAGTCTACCCTGTCCAGACCGAGCCAGGTGAAAAGTGCTGTTCGGTTTGGTCTGCAGGAAAGGGAACCCAAAGATCATGAAAGCCATG TTCAGCATCGTGCCTGCACATGCCCTGGCTGCCCTCTGTCCTCATCTCCTTCCATTTCCTCAATCCACACCTTAAAACCCAGAACCATCCCGGTCTCACAGATCCAACCACCTTCCTCCCCACAACCCACCCCACCGCAGCAGAATAAAGAGCCCAGCTTAGGCCTGTGTCTAGGTTTGGGACTCTCTCTGGAAGAGGAAAACACAGAGCCCAGCAGCACACACCCCCAACAAGAGGACAAAGGCACTAGCACCCACAGCCCAATCCCTCAGGCAAATCCCGAGTCCCTACCAGTTCAAACCTTTCCGTGTCTTTGCTGCCACAGAGGGATTCAAACCTGCAGCCCACTTCTGTGCCAACAAAAGGACTCCGATGCACACGTTGCCCACCACCACtatcaccaccaccaccatcactGCCCGCTCAGCACCTGCACGCCATGTACGCTCCCGTCCTTCCCTTGCCTGACCTGCCAGCGCACCTTCCCCACCTGTGCCCAGCTCCTGCGCCATCAGCAGGGCCACGCGCAACAGGAGGGCTTGCAGCAGCTCTCGTGCATGCACTGCAATGCCTCTTTCCCCCGGCCATCGCAACTGCTCCAGCACCAGCGAACCCAGCATGCGTCAAAAACCGGCGGCTTCTTGTGTGCCGAATGCGGCCGCGCGTTCAACTCGCACAGCAACCTGCGCATCCACCTCAACGTACACACAGGCGCCCGTCCGTACAGCTGCTCCGAATGCGGCAAGAGCTTTAGCCAATCCGGGGCGCTTAAGATTCACCACCGAATCCACACCGGAGAAAGACCGTACACCTGCTCTTATTGCGGAAGAGGTTTCCCTCACTTAGCTGGGGTGAGAGCGCATCAGCGGATTCACACGGGAGAGAAACCGTACCGCTGCGGTCAGTGTGGGAAGTGCTTTACTCAGTCTGGGGCTCTGAAGATCCACACTCGCATACACACCGGCGAGAGGCCTTTCGTGTGCGGCCTCTGTGGGAAGAGCTTTTCAAATCGTTCCGGTATTCGCTTTCATCACCGCACGGTTCACGGGATCGTGACGGAGCCCAACTCTGTGGGAAGGCCTAGCCTGGTTGCCTCTGCGTCCTCCTCAGTTTCAGACTTCCAGAGAATTCAAGCCTCCGGTCCCAACCAGATTCATCTTCGGGAATTGGAAGATAGGGGTCCACCCAGTAAAGAGCAGTTAAGAGGGGATAGGGGCAAAGATGCCCTTCCGTATGCCTGCGAGGACTGCGGTCAGCGGTTTCCAGACGCTCCGTCTAGAAACAGACACCAGACGTTGCAACACTACTCTAAGGAAGACAGAGAAAAGGAAGCGAGCAGCTCTGACAAAACTATAAATTAG
- the LOC122360429 gene encoding NF-kappa-B inhibitor delta isoform X2, whose product MHFQKSPKEKACYPLPTVKKLLEQKRKRETSSAPPSCSAASYTAGGAASVPVLASGQSPTAGAGASYTDMGAVRYDRWEVPSIHQVHSSLQHCCSFPFMPSSSAAQNFNQTGQTLVTGYSTQQIQDCQDAQTTQQYSITECPVTAVGTDMTGTVPIQTSGLCWPSESRAEDHTSPYPLQEFRPQMDMVKLQEARVYLQTMDYSRTTWQDDDGDTILHIYTAKGLREYAFAAAEKLSELGKLDSKEHKGKTALLVAVTANQPDIVHDLLSLGADISICDVNGQTALHLAATYGFPRVMQVILNAGLRVDLEARNFEGLTPLHCAVISHCATIKALNASSSSTWLADGSLQTQAEDKLLCLRLLINAEASVVSQEIKSNKTVLHLAVKEGNIHLVRFLLSLQLSNMQAFINMKAHGHTALHMAAGLHGNPFQEELIRLLLSCGADPSIRNLENDQPAHLLQSGDKGERLKLILKKKSASSRRRFTSLQDQE is encoded by the exons ATGCACTTTCAGAAAT CACCGAAGGAAAAGGCGTGTTACCCTCTGCCCACGGTGAAGAAACTCCTGGagcagaagagaaagagagagacctCCTCAGCCCCTCCATCCTGCTCTGCAGCATCTTACACTGCTGGTGGCGCTGCATCTGTCCCA GTGTTGGCATCAGGACAATCTCCCACTGCCG GAGCCGGTGCGAGCTACACAGACATGGGAGCAGTCAGATATGACCGATGGGAAGTTCCCAGCATTCATCAGGTGCATTCCTCGCTGCAGCACTGCTGCTCATTCCCGTTCATGCCTAGTTCTTCCGCCGCGCAAAACTTTAACCAGACTGGACAGACGCTTGTCACTGGCTACAGCACTCAGCAGATACAAGACTGCCAGGATGCCCAGACAACACAGCAATAT TCTATAACAGAGTGCCCTGTGACTGCAGTAGGGACTGATATGACTGGGACTGTCCCCATTCAGACCTCTGGCTTGTGCTGGCCCTCTGAGTCCAGAGCAGAGGATCACACAAGCCCATACCCTCTCCAAGAGTTCAGGCCCCAGATGGATATGGTGAAGCTGCAGGAGGCCAGGGTCTACCTGCAAACCATGGATTACAGTAGGACCACCTGGCAGGATGATGACGGGGACAC CATTCTACATATCTACACCGCAAAAGGCCTGAGGGAATATGCTTTTGCTGCTGCGGAGAAACTTAGTGAGCTGGGGAAACTGGACTCTAAAGAACACAAGGGCAAG ACTGCTTTGCTGGTGGCTGTAACTGCCAATCAGCCAGATATAGTCCATGACCTTCTCTCTCTGGGTGCAGACATCAGTATCTGTGACGTCAACGGTCAAACAGCACTTCATCTGGCTGCCACATATGGTTTCCCTCGTGTCATGCAG GTTATTCTCAACGCTGGACTGCGAGTGGACCTGGAGGCTCGTAATTTTGAAG GTCTGACTCCTCTGCATTGCGCAGTGATCTCTCACTGTGCCACGATAAAGGCTTTAAATGCCTCCTCATCCTCAACGTGGCTAGCTGATGGCAGTCTACAGACTCAAGCAGAAGATAAACTGCTGTGCTTACGGCTTCTTATTAATGCTGAGGCTTCGGTTGTCAGTCAG GAAATCAAAAGCAACAAGACAGTTCTTCACCTGGCAGTGAAGGAGGGGAATATCCATCTTGTGCGCTTCCTCCTCAGCCTCCAACTCTCCAATATGCAGGCGTTCATTAACATGAAA GCTCATGGACACACCGCCCTGCACATGGCTGCGGGGCTGCATGGAAACCCCTTTCAGGAGGAACTGATCCGACTGCTGCTGAGCTGTGGTGCTGATCCCAGCATCCGCAACCTGGAGAACGACCAGCCCGCTCATTTGCTGCAGAGCGGAGACaaaggagagaga ctcaaGCTCATCTTGAAGAAGAAAAGTGCCTCCTCTAGGCGGCGTTTTACATCCTTACAGGACCAAGAGTGA
- the LOC122360429 gene encoding NF-kappa-B inhibitor delta isoform X1, with the protein MEYLPHGTEGKGVLPSAHGEETPGAEEKERDLLSPSILLCSILHCWWRCICPSVGIRTISHCRSSFAGAGASYTDMGAVRYDRWEVPSIHQVHSSLQHCCSFPFMPSSSAAQNFNQTGQTLVTGYSTQQIQDCQDAQTTQQYSITECPVTAVGTDMTGTVPIQTSGLCWPSESRAEDHTSPYPLQEFRPQMDMVKLQEARVYLQTMDYSRTTWQDDDGDTILHIYTAKGLREYAFAAAEKLSELGKLDSKEHKGKTALLVAVTANQPDIVHDLLSLGADISICDVNGQTALHLAATYGFPRVMQVILNAGLRVDLEARNFEGLTPLHCAVISHCATIKALNASSSSTWLADGSLQTQAEDKLLCLRLLINAEASVVSQEIKSNKTVLHLAVKEGNIHLVRFLLSLQLSNMQAFINMKAHGHTALHMAAGLHGNPFQEELIRLLLSCGADPSIRNLENDQPAHLLQSGDKGERLKLILKKKSASSRRRFTSLQDQE; encoded by the exons ATGGAATACCTTCCTCACGG CACCGAAGGAAAAGGCGTGTTACCCTCTGCCCACGGTGAAGAAACTCCTGGagcagaagagaaagagagagacctCCTCAGCCCCTCCATCCTGCTCTGCAGCATCTTACACTGCTGGTGGCGCTGCATCTGTCCCA GTGTTGGCATCAGGACAATCTCCCACTGCCG CTCTTCTTTTGCAGGAGCCGGTGCGAGCTACACAGACATGGGAGCAGTCAGATATGACCGATGGGAAGTTCCCAGCATTCATCAGGTGCATTCCTCGCTGCAGCACTGCTGCTCATTCCCGTTCATGCCTAGTTCTTCCGCCGCGCAAAACTTTAACCAGACTGGACAGACGCTTGTCACTGGCTACAGCACTCAGCAGATACAAGACTGCCAGGATGCCCAGACAACACAGCAATAT TCTATAACAGAGTGCCCTGTGACTGCAGTAGGGACTGATATGACTGGGACTGTCCCCATTCAGACCTCTGGCTTGTGCTGGCCCTCTGAGTCCAGAGCAGAGGATCACACAAGCCCATACCCTCTCCAAGAGTTCAGGCCCCAGATGGATATGGTGAAGCTGCAGGAGGCCAGGGTCTACCTGCAAACCATGGATTACAGTAGGACCACCTGGCAGGATGATGACGGGGACAC CATTCTACATATCTACACCGCAAAAGGCCTGAGGGAATATGCTTTTGCTGCTGCGGAGAAACTTAGTGAGCTGGGGAAACTGGACTCTAAAGAACACAAGGGCAAG ACTGCTTTGCTGGTGGCTGTAACTGCCAATCAGCCAGATATAGTCCATGACCTTCTCTCTCTGGGTGCAGACATCAGTATCTGTGACGTCAACGGTCAAACAGCACTTCATCTGGCTGCCACATATGGTTTCCCTCGTGTCATGCAG GTTATTCTCAACGCTGGACTGCGAGTGGACCTGGAGGCTCGTAATTTTGAAG GTCTGACTCCTCTGCATTGCGCAGTGATCTCTCACTGTGCCACGATAAAGGCTTTAAATGCCTCCTCATCCTCAACGTGGCTAGCTGATGGCAGTCTACAGACTCAAGCAGAAGATAAACTGCTGTGCTTACGGCTTCTTATTAATGCTGAGGCTTCGGTTGTCAGTCAG GAAATCAAAAGCAACAAGACAGTTCTTCACCTGGCAGTGAAGGAGGGGAATATCCATCTTGTGCGCTTCCTCCTCAGCCTCCAACTCTCCAATATGCAGGCGTTCATTAACATGAAA GCTCATGGACACACCGCCCTGCACATGGCTGCGGGGCTGCATGGAAACCCCTTTCAGGAGGAACTGATCCGACTGCTGCTGAGCTGTGGTGCTGATCCCAGCATCCGCAACCTGGAGAACGACCAGCCCGCTCATTTGCTGCAGAGCGGAGACaaaggagagaga ctcaaGCTCATCTTGAAGAAGAAAAGTGCCTCCTCTAGGCGGCGTTTTACATCCTTACAGGACCAAGAGTGA